ATAATATTATATTTATTCTTAACTCGAATATCATGAAGAATAATGATATCACCAATTTCACATTTTTTCAAACATTGCTGCATAGTCATGGTAAATTTTCCACTATTTGACTCATCTGTGATAATATTTTTACTTTTTGATGCCGGATAGAATATTGTTCCAAAAGATATAATATTTTCCGAAGAATCGAGTAAAATGATTTCCCTTACATCTTTGTAAAATATAAATGGATCTGAATTTACACCAAAATAATTTTCAGCAGGTTTAATTTTAAATTTACCATATTTCAATGAATACAGACTATCATTTAAAATAGAGTTAAGGCCAGAATTGTATTTTTCTGGCGAATAATCAAACTCCAATAATTCATTTGCCTCTATCAAATTATTTTCAACTTCTTCACTTACACATCTAAACCCTAACCAAGCCTCTGGCTCGTTATATGGTATATCAATATTTATCTTGCAACTATCCGGATAGTGCCTGTAGCTTCCACCTTTTGCTATTCTATCTTCCGCAACCAATTCTGCAACATTTCCGGGCATATTGTAAAATCCGAATTTGTTAGAATCCCCATAATAATTTTCTTGCGTCAGAAAGCCATTGTATAACCAAAGTTTAGGGGTTATAAATTTATTATGAGTAGTATCATTGTAATTAATTTTATTAAGTTGATATTTTTTGTATTTAAATTTCAGGTCCTCAAATCCATAAGGATAATTTTCTTTATCCAGTCCTCCACTCGCTGCATATTCCCACTCTGCTTTCGTCGGTAAACGATAAATATATTTTATCGGGAAATTCACCAGAGTATCAATATCATAATCCTTCAATTTATTTTCGTCTATAAATATTTTTTGATTTACAACGAAGGTTCGCCATTTGCAATAAGATTCCGCTTGTTGTTTTGTGATACCTACCATAGGGTAATAGTAATAAGCGGGATGCTTGTGATAATATGCTACATAGGGTTCAGAAAAGGTAAGTAATTTACTCCAGACCAAAGTGTCTGATTTCGATAAAGTAAATGCCAAAGAATTGATACCACACATTTTTTTATTCCAAGCCACAAACTCTCTCCATGCAATATTTGTAATTTCTGTTTCATCCATGAAAATATTATCGTTTAACCAGATTGTTCCGGGTGGAGAAGGTGTTTTATTTGCTTCCCGGCGAACTACATCATATTTTGGTGAGCAGGAAAATAGAGTAATAATAAAACTTAATGCCCAAAATAATTTATTCATAGTGTGGTCTATTGAAGTAAATTGGATATAGTTTAGGAATCAATTTACAAAGATAAATTTAATCGTGTGATAAACGTTTCGTTCTTCTTCTTTCTTATATAACACAAAACTAAATAATGCAACATTTCCTTGTTTTACCAAAGGTAAATTCGCTAAGAACATTACAGGCAAATCATCTGTATCTGCTGCTTCTGAAATAACATGTCCATTAGCAGCTCCGAAAACAACTTCATAGGAAAGAACAGTATCAGGTTTAATATCAAAAATATCTGATAAATACTTTACTTTTTTAATTTCATCAATGGAAATGTAAAAAAGTTTTTGCATCGTATCTGCAAATATAGAATCGATATTAATTTTAAGTGATTGCGGTTCAGGATAAACCGTTTTATCGATGGAGGCAGTTGGAATATATTTTTGAGCATCCAATAATTCCTTGGGTTTTATTAAAGTGTCGTTTTCCATTACCTCACAAACACATCTGAACCCAAGCCAGGCTTTGGGAGTAGAATAGGGAATATCAATAATAATTCTACTGCTATCCAGATTATGATAAAAACTTCCGCCTTTGGCAATACCTTCTTCCTGCACAAGTTCCGCAACATTACCTATCATATTATAAAGGCCATAACGATTCTTTTTACCTTCAAATACTTGTATTGGAATTATATTATTGAATACTCTATTTACAGCATCATATGATTTAATTGTTGCATTTTCTTTGCTAAAAATAAATGATTCTTCTCCATCCAATATACTCTCAAAACCAAAAGTTTGCTCGGTTAATGAATCACCCGCAAGTGCTGCATATTCCCATTCTTCCTTTGTCGGAAGTCTGTATAAATACTTTACTGGAAAATGATATAAAGTATCCTGGTTTTCTATTTTTAATTTCTCCTTATTTCGATAAATCATCTGATTTACAACAAAACTCCGCCATTTACAATATGCTTCTGCTTGTTGATTGGTAACACCAACAACTGGCATGTGAGCATATGTTGGATGACTTAAATAATAATTTACAAAAGGCTGATAGTTAAAATACATTTCACGCCAAACCAAAGTATTTGGAAAAGCATTCAAATAAATACTTGAATCCATTGGAGATTCTTTTGATAACCAATATAAATACTCCCGATAATGCACATTTGAAATTTCTGTAACATCAATTTGTAAATTATCACGTAACCAATAACAATTGGGAGCATATAAAAAATCCTTGGGCTGATCTCGCACAACATCTAACTTTCGTGAACAGGAAATTATAGTAATAATAAAACAGAATACCAGGATAAGTTTATTCATAGTGCAGTGAATCAGTGTGTTATTTCATTTGTCTAAATCCTTAATAATATTACATATTAAAATTATAAACGTTAAATGCATTTGGTTTCATGTCCAAATTGAAACTTTATCTCCGCCCTCCCACAGCGTTCCTTCGGTACACTGTGGGGAAAATCTAAAGCCCAATACAATACCCTAGCTTTCATTGTACCTCAGTATCCTGCGAACCCTTCATACTAAACCTCCAAACCACATCTCTGCACCTTTGCATCCTCTGCGTGAAACCTTCCCAAAATAAAATACAAACCACCCTCTGTGCTCTCTGCACCTCTGCGCCCTCTGCGTGAAACTCCTCCACACCATAAAACACATCCTCTGCATGAAATCCTCCACTTTGCCGTTTCCCTTTTTTCATCTACCTTTACATTTTAGTGCAAAGCCGCATTATACTCGACAATCAAAAGTTCCAGCTCACCATTGAGCGGCTCTGTCATCAGTTGATTGAAAACCACAGCGATTTTTCCAATACATGTATAATAGGAGTGCAACCACGTGGCGTATTTTTGGCTAAACGAATTCGCAAAACACTCGAAGAACTGCTTCCGGGAGTAACTATAAGTTTCGGATTATTGGATGCCACCTTCTATCGCGACGATTTTCGTCATCGCGAAAAACCTCTTTTAGCAGAAGAAACAGATATTGAATTTGTGGTGGATGGTAAGGAGGTTGTTTTGGTGGATGATGTTTTTTATACAGGAAGAACGATCCGTTCTGCACTCGATGCCCTGCTCGATTTCGGGCGACCCGCAAAAATTGAATTATTGGTTTTAATAGATAGAAGATTGAGCAGACATGTGCCTATCACTCCCGATTATGTCGGCAAAACGATTGATGCCGTTACAAGTGAAAAAGTGAGAGTGGATTGGGGCGAAAATGGAAGTGGCGATGCCGTGTGGATAGTACCATCTAAAGAATAATATGAGCAACCTGAGTGTAAAACATCTTATCGCAATAAAAGATCTTCAACCGGAAGATGTGCAACTCATATTAAATACCGCTGATAATTTTAAAGAAGTATTAAATCGCCCGATAAAACGTGTTCCGACATTGCGCGATATTACCATTGCAAATATATTTTTCGAAAATAGCACGCGCACCAGAATTTCCTTCGAACTCGCAGAAAAAAGATTGAGCGCAGATATTATTAATTTTTCCTCCTCAAGCTCTTCTGTAAAAAAAGGGGAAACATTAATTGATACTGTAAATAATATCCTCGCCATGAAAGTGGATATGGTGGTAATGCGGCACCAAAGTCCGGGTGCCCCGGTTTTATTAAGCAAACATATCGACGCAACCATTATAAATGCCGGCGACGGAACCCATGAACATCCTACACAAGCCCTTTTGGATGCATATAGTATGATGGAAAAACTGGGTGAAAAAACTGGAAAACGTTTAAACGATCTAAAGGGGGTAAAGGTTGCAATTATTGGAGATATTTTGCACAGTCGGGTGGCAGGAAGCAATATTCACTGCCTTAAAATGTTGGGTGCAGAAGTTACTCTTTGCGGTCCCCCAACTTTAATGCCCAAACATATTGCAAGTATGGGTGTAAATGTTTCTTACAACCTCAAAGAAACTTTGGAATGGTGTGATGTTGCAAATATTTTGCGTATACAATTAGAACGTCAGGATATTAAATTTTTCCCAAGTCTGAGAGAATACAGTTTATATTATGGAATTAATAAAGAATTACTGAACTCTCTTAAAAAAGAGATCGTAATTATGCATCCCGGACCAATCAATCGCGGAGTGGAAATAACCAGCGATGTTGCCGATAGCAAACAGAGTATTATTTTACAACAAGTGGAAAATGGTGTTGCAATAAGAATGGCGGTGTTGTATTTGTTGGCGGGAAGACTCGACTGAATTCAAATTAATTTTTATCGTGTAGATTATATTCGTAATATTGGCAGCTTATATATCCATGCCCCCAAAGATCCATTTCCATACCCTCGATGCTCTCCGGTTTTTTGCATTTTTTAAAGTGTTTTTATTACATATTCCCTATGAAGGAAATTCGCAGACAATTTCTTTTTTAAAATCAGGGGGTGGGATAGGAGTTACCTTCTTTTTTGTGCTGAGCGGATTTTTAATAACCTATATTCTAAGTTATGAAAAATTACATGTAGGACATATCAATATAAAGAAATTTTTCCTTCGAAGAAGTTTCCGGATATGGCCTTTATTTTTTCTCGTTGTAGGTATTGTTGCAATTATCCCCTACGATATTAAACAAGCACTGGGTTTGCATATGATAGGCAACGGATATGCCTTTGATTGGAGATATTCATTCACCTTTACCGAAAATTATAAAATGTTATTGGAGGATAATCGCCCACAAACCACTCCATTGAGTGTATTTTGGTCGTTGTGTATAGAAGAACATTTTTATATTTTGTGGATGCTGGTGATATTTTTAATCCCAGGAAAACGAATCCCTTTATTTTTAATTTGTAGCATCATTATTTCCTGGATCGCTCGCTATCTCGAACCCGGAATAACACATAACGAACGCATTGTAAATCAGGAAATATTTACCAACCTTGATAATTTCGCCATTGGTGGATTACCTGCTTATTTTGTCGCAAAAAATTATGAAAGGGTAGCGTCGTTTATCAGAGCAATTCCGTCTTGGATAAAATATTTTTATTTAATGCTCGCGGTTATTGCTGTTATTTTTCAAACCACGGTTTTTCCCATCACCAATATTATGTTTTTGGATATTTTACGTCCTACATTTATTGCATTATTATTTGTGGGGATTATTTGTGTGTTTATTCCTCAGGACTCGAAGATCCGAATAAATGATAATTCTGTTTTATCCAAACTCGGAAAAATAAGTTATGGGCTCTATGTTTACCATCTTATTTTCATTCATATCATGTTTCAATTTTGTAAATATCTTTCTATAAAAATTGATGATGTTTGGAGTTTGTTGTTGTTTTCTATCATTGCGCTTTTCCTCTCCATAATAATTTCCGGTATTTCTTATTTATTTTTTGAGAAGAAATTTATGGTTTTGAGGGAAAGATTTAATTGAAAATGGAAATTGATCTAAACCTCTTCCAAACTAAGAAACCCGGTAAAATTTAGTGTAAAGGTTGTTAAACTATTGTAAATGTTTTCCCAACAAAGTATTAATGGAAAGGCTATGTCCAATGCAGTTTCGAATGTTCCGGTTATTACTCTCTCCTGAGAATCAATCCTGTAACCAAAAGGAAACTTTTATCATCAAAATTTGGGAAACATTTTCCATGTAAAAATTGTGATCCATCTATTTACACTTCATTAACGCAATTTGTTTAAGAATTTGCTTCCTCGTTTATTTGCAGCCATCAACGAAAAGAAAAAAATAACATGCGAAAAAAATTACTATCCTTTAGCCTATTAATTACCTCATCACTAATCACAGTTTTAGCGCAAGTGCCTTTAGACACTTTTATCGGACAAACAAGTTTACCCAACGATGACGATGCTGTTTGTTATATCCCCATATATCCTGAGATCACAACAGAATTACCTGAGCCGCTGGAAGCTGAACTTGTGCATGATTTTAAATTGTATACATTGGAGGGAGATTCAGTTCAAATGTCGGGATTATTAAACAGTGTAAAACCTGTTTTATTGGTTGGATGTAATTATACCTGTTATGTATTTCGCGGCAAGATTGATGTAATAAATGAAATGAAAGCTATGTATGGCGATGATCTTCAAATTTATTTGGTTTATACCGTTGAAGCTCACCCCGTTATTGATTTCAGTCCTTATTTCGGATATGAAAATGTGGGAGCTGATAATTATGCAGAGGGAATATTATATCGTCAGCCAACTACTTATGGCGAGCGTAAAGATATTGTAAGTGATATGCTTGCAAATGAAACAATAAATGTTCCCGTATTAATTGACGGGCCGTGTAATGAATTTTGGACAAATTGGGGAACAAACCCAAATCCTGCATGGTTAATTGCTCCCGATGGATATGTTTACGATGCACAAAAATGGTTTAACAAAGAACCGGAAGATATGTATGCTTCTATTGATGATCTTTTAGGTTTAGTGGGAACAGGAACCTATGACCCTGAAGGTGCATTTGATGCAGTTTTGGAACCGGAAGAAGTTTTTTATGGTGTGGTGGATAATATAATTGCAGCACATGTTACGTTTACAAATACAAGTGACGATGATGTATTAATAGATTTTGTAAGAACGGAAGCAGATATTCCGGAGGGTTGGTTTACGACACTTTGTACCGATCTTTGTTATTCTCCGAGTGAGGATTCCACAACAGTATTTTTAGCGCCCGGTGAAACGGAAATAGTGAGAGTGGATTTTTTTACAGATCTGATACCGGCTACAGGAACTGTGACCATCTCTTGTACAAATCATTATGATGCCGCAAATTCATTCGAATTTACAATTAATGCTGAATCAATTGCTGAAACTGGAATAGAAAATAACGGCAGCCCAGTTGTTATAAACGTTTCACCAAATCCAGCAACAATAAATAGTAATATTCAATTGCAATATAATATTAATTCAGGAGATGCGAAATATGAATTGTATTCTGTAACAGGAAATTTAATTCAGACAAATAACATAAATGCATTTTCAAATAATACAATTTCAATATTAAATATTCAGGCAGGAAATTATTTTCTGTTTGTTTATGATGGCGCAGAACGATTTGTAGCTCCACTTACGATAGTGGAATAATAATTTTGGATTTTGGTTTTGAGTATAGGCGGAAGGATGTTCAGTAAATGATATCCTTTCGCCATTTTTAATAAAAAAATAAAATGAAACATACAGTAAAATATATTGTTCTTTTGGGATTAATTGCCGGTGCGGTTCTGCATCAATCATGTAATGTTGATATTCCTGCATATACAAGTTATGATCCTTATTTATATTCTTCCATGGATGAAACAGGAGGTGATTGGGAGTTGATCTATCTGACCGGAACCAATTTATTTGAAATTCCCGAACCAAAAGATATTACCTCATCTGAATATTTAGCCGAATTGGAAGAATTGAAAAATTATAATTCAGCATTGAGCGAAGAGGAGCTGGCAGCAATTGAATATTGGGGAAATAACAGTATGATTCGCTGGATGGAAATTGCAGAAGAACTCACGGCGAAATATAATCTTGCACCTGCCCCCGATGCTAACGGAGAATATAGTGTACCCGATCCTGTATTTCCGGAACTCTACCCTTATTTTCCATTTTCCAATCCACCATATTCTTGCAGAGCTTATGCATATTTAAGTGTGGCTACTTATGATGCATTAATTACAACCTGGCATTATAAATATTTATATAATAGACCTGCGCCTTATAAAACTGATGTAAGTATTCAACCGGAACTTCCCGATAATGATATTCCTTCCTTTCCTTCAGAGGATGCGGTTATCGCTTCTGTTGCGCAGGAATTACTTACCTATTTATTTCCACTGGAAGTAAATTATATCAATGAAAAAGCAGATGAACTCCGCAATATGAGAAAATGGGCAGGCATGAATGTACAAAGCGATATTGACGCAGGTGATTCAATAGGTAAAACAATTGCAGAAATTTTTATTGGCAGAGCAAAAACGGATAGCATGAAATTCGCTCAGGTGGAAGAATATGAATATCCTGTATTCGAAACAAATGCAGATCTTTTATTTGGAGATCAATGGCCGCATTGGGAAAATTTAGAAACTCCACAAAGACCAATTGGTATCACACCTAAATTCGGACATGTGTCGCCCTGGTTTATTCCTTCAGTAGAAGCTGTTCGTCCGGGTCCGCCACCAGCATTTTTTTCTCCGGAATATGAAACGGCAAAAAATGAATTAATAGACCTTACCAAAAAAACTACGAAAGAGCAGGAGAGGATCGCATTTTATTGGGGAGATGGATTTAGCACTTATACTCCTGCTGGTCACTGGAATACCATTGCAATAGACTACATTGTTGAAGATAAATTAAATCCTTTGCGCACAGCAAGAGTGTATGCGTATTTAAATGCTGCAATGATGGATGCCGGTATCAGTTGTTGGGATACCAAATATTATTACATGTATCCTCGTCCTCCGCAGGCTGATGAAAATATTAAATGTTTATTCGGAGTGCCAAATTTCCCCTCCTATACTTCAGGCCACTCTACATTTTCAGCAGCAGCCGCAACGGTATTGGGATATATATTTCCGGCAGATGTAAATACATTTAATGAGTACGCAAAAGAAGCATCTGATTCAAGAATTTATTCACGTATACATTTTCGATTTGATTGTGAAGTGGGATTGGAAGTAGGAACAAATATTGGAAATTACGCAGTGGAAGTTGCAAAGGTGGATGGAGCGGATTAATTTATTCCTTTTCTAATTTATCCAGATCCTCATTCAATTTTTTTAATTCTTCAAGAATGGAATCCTGTTTAGTGTTATTATTAAAAATGGATTTCAGAAACGCACCGATTTCATGTCCGGTGGAATCGTTGATCAGTATATTTTCTTTAGAAATTCCTTTAATTACCTTGTTATGATCTAGTAAAGGGCCAGAATCTCCGGTAATTAAAACAATAGTGCCTTCACCTGAAAACCCGGATCTGATTCTAAAGGTTGCATCTGCATATAACTCTATTTCA
The genomic region above belongs to Bacteroidota bacterium and contains:
- a CDS encoding SUMF1/EgtB/PvdO family nonheme iron enzyme, which encodes MNKLFWALSFIITLFSCSPKYDVVRREANKTPSPPGTIWLNDNIFMDETEITNIAWREFVAWNKKMCGINSLAFTLSKSDTLVWSKLLTFSEPYVAYYHKHPAYYYYPMVGITKQQAESYCKWRTFVVNQKIFIDENKLKDYDIDTLVNFPIKYIYRLPTKAEWEYAASGGLDKENYPYGFEDLKFKYKKYQLNKINYNDTTHNKFITPKLWLYNGFLTQENYYGDSNKFGFYNMPGNVAELVAEDRIAKGGSYRHYPDSCKINIDIPYNEPEAWLGFRCVSEEVENNLIEANELLEFDYSPEKYNSGLNSILNDSLYSLKYGKFKIKPAENYFGVNSDPFIFYKDVREIILLDSSENIISFGTIFYPASKSKNIITDESNSGKFTMTMQQCLKKCEIGDIIILHDIRVKNKYNIITLPPVYIMLKE
- a CDS encoding SUMF1/EgtB/PvdO family nonheme iron enzyme, whose amino-acid sequence is MNKLILVFCFIITIISCSRKLDVVRDQPKDFLYAPNCYWLRDNLQIDVTEISNVHYREYLYWLSKESPMDSSIYLNAFPNTLVWREMYFNYQPFVNYYLSHPTYAHMPVVGVTNQQAEAYCKWRSFVVNQMIYRNKEKLKIENQDTLYHFPVKYLYRLPTKEEWEYAALAGDSLTEQTFGFESILDGEESFIFSKENATIKSYDAVNRVFNNIIPIQVFEGKKNRYGLYNMIGNVAELVQEEGIAKGGSFYHNLDSSRIIIDIPYSTPKAWLGFRCVCEVMENDTLIKPKELLDAQKYIPTASIDKTVYPEPQSLKINIDSIFADTMQKLFYISIDEIKKVKYLSDIFDIKPDTVLSYEVVFGAANGHVISEAADTDDLPVMFLANLPLVKQGNVALFSFVLYKKEEERNVYHTIKFIFVN
- the pyrR gene encoding bifunctional pyr operon transcriptional regulator/uracil phosphoribosyltransferase PyrR; translation: MQSRIILDNQKFQLTIERLCHQLIENHSDFSNTCIIGVQPRGVFLAKRIRKTLEELLPGVTISFGLLDATFYRDDFRHREKPLLAEETDIEFVVDGKEVVLVDDVFYTGRTIRSALDALLDFGRPAKIELLVLIDRRLSRHVPITPDYVGKTIDAVTSEKVRVDWGENGSGDAVWIVPSKE
- a CDS encoding aspartate carbamoyltransferase catalytic subunit; this encodes MSNLSVKHLIAIKDLQPEDVQLILNTADNFKEVLNRPIKRVPTLRDITIANIFFENSTRTRISFELAEKRLSADIINFSSSSSSVKKGETLIDTVNNILAMKVDMVVMRHQSPGAPVLLSKHIDATIINAGDGTHEHPTQALLDAYSMMEKLGEKTGKRLNDLKGVKVAIIGDILHSRVAGSNIHCLKMLGAEVTLCGPPTLMPKHIASMGVNVSYNLKETLEWCDVANILRIQLERQDIKFFPSLREYSLYYGINKELLNSLKKEIVIMHPGPINRGVEITSDVADSKQSIILQQVENGVAIRMAVLYLLAGRLD
- a CDS encoding acyltransferase, which translates into the protein MAAYISMPPKIHFHTLDALRFFAFFKVFLLHIPYEGNSQTISFLKSGGGIGVTFFFVLSGFLITYILSYEKLHVGHINIKKFFLRRSFRIWPLFFLVVGIVAIIPYDIKQALGLHMIGNGYAFDWRYSFTFTENYKMLLEDNRPQTTPLSVFWSLCIEEHFYILWMLVIFLIPGKRIPLFLICSIIISWIARYLEPGITHNERIVNQEIFTNLDNFAIGGLPAYFVAKNYERVASFIRAIPSWIKYFYLMLAVIAVIFQTTVFPITNIMFLDILRPTFIALLFVGIICVFIPQDSKIRINDNSVLSKLGKISYGLYVYHLIFIHIMFQFCKYLSIKIDDVWSLLLFSIIALFLSIIISGISYLFFEKKFMVLRERFN
- a CDS encoding T9SS type A sorting domain-containing protein; translation: MRKKLLSFSLLITSSLITVLAQVPLDTFIGQTSLPNDDDAVCYIPIYPEITTELPEPLEAELVHDFKLYTLEGDSVQMSGLLNSVKPVLLVGCNYTCYVFRGKIDVINEMKAMYGDDLQIYLVYTVEAHPVIDFSPYFGYENVGADNYAEGILYRQPTTYGERKDIVSDMLANETINVPVLIDGPCNEFWTNWGTNPNPAWLIAPDGYVYDAQKWFNKEPEDMYASIDDLLGLVGTGTYDPEGAFDAVLEPEEVFYGVVDNIIAAHVTFTNTSDDDVLIDFVRTEADIPEGWFTTLCTDLCYSPSEDSTTVFLAPGETEIVRVDFFTDLIPATGTVTISCTNHYDAANSFEFTINAESIAETGIENNGSPVVINVSPNPATINSNIQLQYNINSGDAKYELYSVTGNLIQTNNINAFSNNTISILNIQAGNYFLFVYDGAERFVAPLTIVE
- a CDS encoding phosphatase PAP2 family protein encodes the protein MKHTVKYIVLLGLIAGAVLHQSCNVDIPAYTSYDPYLYSSMDETGGDWELIYLTGTNLFEIPEPKDITSSEYLAELEELKNYNSALSEEELAAIEYWGNNSMIRWMEIAEELTAKYNLAPAPDANGEYSVPDPVFPELYPYFPFSNPPYSCRAYAYLSVATYDALITTWHYKYLYNRPAPYKTDVSIQPELPDNDIPSFPSEDAVIASVAQELLTYLFPLEVNYINEKADELRNMRKWAGMNVQSDIDAGDSIGKTIAEIFIGRAKTDSMKFAQVEEYEYPVFETNADLLFGDQWPHWENLETPQRPIGITPKFGHVSPWFIPSVEAVRPGPPPAFFSPEYETAKNELIDLTKKTTKEQERIAFYWGDGFSTYTPAGHWNTIAIDYIVEDKLNPLRTARVYAYLNAAMMDAGISCWDTKYYYMYPRPPQADENIKCLFGVPNFPSYTSGHSTFSAAAATVLGYIFPADVNTFNEYAKEASDSRIYSRIHFRFDCEVGLEVGTNIGNYAVEVAKVDGAD
- a CDS encoding MCE family protein; its protein translation is MKKILPILILIIASCNNTYEVSLQFDSVDGIKKGTPVAIDGFMVGKVKDMYINEKNSVITVVQIDNEIELYADATFRIRSGFSGEGTIVLITGDSGPLLDHNKVIKGISKENILINDSTGHEIGAFLKSIFNNNTKQDSILEELKKLNEDLDKLEKE